A DNA window from Allokutzneria albata contains the following coding sequences:
- a CDS encoding PspC domain-containing protein yields the protein MNGTGGNMSVEETLRDFWKTRPRRPRRGRKVAGVATAIGNRYGIDPVLVRVAFVVFAIYGGLGILLYLLAVLFFPQEGDTGSPAGALLGRGSSSTSALATVLVALMVLPLTGLLLALHVWSAMMIAALGAGLYVLHKNRGAHRQPVPTGPVVVSTPMTTDSGFQGSEFRTETLRKPGQQETETMTTDPQSAVGQEKPVTAGHGQESPPAWDPLGAAPFAWDLPEPAAPVDDEIEPQPRTRSKITAVTVAVSIIVAGVMGLGVMDGWVPDHVAAGAVTAVLAAGLIVGAFRRGGKGLVLLAVPAIAATVTLANDASWRDYQRSYPQHYNADSYYDNSSNYYGTQTWTPRTWEEVKRGSDLASGATPSTGSFMLKQGTARLDLSQLPPPPDGEQIDIRVWVDQGTLYVTLPKNDTDVDITCFAKSGTVNCLDQMGRGSDVRRAAVSRGADNAVGGGRITLDASTRYGKVEVTQ from the coding sequence GTGAACGGGACAGGCGGGAACATGAGCGTCGAGGAGACGCTGCGGGACTTCTGGAAGACACGCCCGCGGCGCCCCAGGAGAGGCCGCAAGGTCGCGGGTGTCGCGACGGCCATCGGCAACCGGTACGGCATCGATCCGGTCCTGGTCCGGGTCGCCTTCGTCGTGTTCGCCATCTACGGCGGTCTCGGCATCCTGCTCTACCTGCTGGCCGTCCTGTTCTTCCCGCAGGAGGGGGACACGGGCTCCCCGGCGGGCGCGCTGCTCGGCCGGGGTTCTAGCTCGACCTCCGCACTGGCCACGGTGCTGGTCGCGCTGATGGTGCTGCCGCTGACCGGACTGCTGCTCGCGCTGCACGTCTGGTCCGCGATGATGATCGCCGCCCTGGGCGCCGGGCTCTACGTGCTGCACAAGAACCGCGGCGCACACCGGCAGCCCGTGCCGACCGGTCCCGTCGTGGTGAGCACCCCGATGACCACCGACAGCGGCTTCCAGGGCAGCGAGTTCCGCACGGAGACCCTGCGCAAGCCCGGTCAGCAGGAGACCGAGACGATGACGACCGACCCGCAGTCCGCGGTGGGCCAGGAGAAGCCGGTGACCGCCGGGCACGGCCAGGAGAGCCCACCCGCGTGGGACCCGCTGGGCGCGGCCCCGTTCGCGTGGGACCTGCCGGAGCCCGCCGCGCCCGTCGACGACGAGATCGAACCGCAGCCCAGGACGCGCTCCAAGATCACCGCCGTCACGGTGGCCGTGAGCATCATCGTCGCGGGCGTCATGGGCCTCGGGGTGATGGACGGCTGGGTGCCCGACCACGTGGCCGCCGGTGCGGTGACCGCGGTGCTGGCCGCCGGCCTGATCGTCGGCGCGTTCCGCAGGGGCGGCAAGGGCCTGGTGCTGCTGGCCGTCCCGGCGATCGCGGCGACCGTCACGCTGGCCAACGACGCGAGCTGGCGCGACTACCAGCGCAGCTACCCGCAGCACTACAACGCCGACAGCTACTACGACAACAGCAGCAACTACTACGGCACCCAGACCTGGACCCCGCGCACCTGGGAAGAGGTCAAGCGGGGCAGCGACCTCGCCAGCGGCGCCACGCCCAGCACCGGCTCGTTCATGCTGAAGCAGGGAACGGCGCGGCTGGACCTCAGCCAGCTGCCCCCGCCGCCGGACGGAGAGCAGATCGACATCCGGGTCTGGGTGGACCAGGGCACCCTGTACGTGACGCTGCCGAAGAACGACACCGACGTCGACATCACCTGCTTCGCCAAGAGCGGCACGGTGAACTGCCTGGACCAGATGGGGCGCGGCAGCGACGTGCGCAGAGCGGCGGTCAGCCGCGGTGCGGACAACGCCGTCGGCGGTGGCCGGATCACGCTGGACGCCTCGACCCGGTACGGAAAGGTGGAGGTCACGCAATGA
- a CDS encoding LacI family DNA-binding transcriptional regulator: protein MGVTELSSTTRGSSRPTLEDVANAAGVSRATVSRVINSSPKVSPEVRETVHAAVRKLGYIPNRAARTLVTRRTDAIALVLSEPDNKFFADPYFATVVRGAATELSALDVQLVLMLADQGEDSGRILRFLSGGHVDGALVLAPHRDDPLPAQIARLPLPSVFGGKPWLPETEVHAVDNDNVAGGRAATEHLLGLGRRTVVSVLGPADEQSARDRLQGWQEAVGADAARTEAWTAQGDFTQEGGERAMRELLERVPDLDAVFVASDLMAVGALHALRTAGKRVPEDVAVVGFDDQPTIAPYTDPPLTSVKQDSAEQMRTMVQRLFQLLGGEDLAPGREVLPVELVHRGSA, encoded by the coding sequence ATGGGGGTGACCGAGCTGTCCAGCACAACGCGAGGGAGCAGTCGGCCGACGTTGGAGGACGTGGCCAACGCCGCGGGTGTCTCCAGGGCGACCGTCTCCAGGGTGATCAACTCCTCCCCCAAGGTGAGCCCGGAGGTGCGCGAGACCGTGCACGCCGCGGTGCGCAAGCTCGGCTACATCCCCAACCGGGCGGCGCGCACCCTGGTCACCCGGCGCACCGACGCCATCGCGCTGGTGCTCTCCGAGCCGGACAACAAGTTCTTCGCCGACCCGTACTTCGCCACCGTCGTCCGCGGCGCGGCCACCGAACTGTCCGCTTTGGACGTCCAGCTGGTGCTGATGCTGGCCGACCAGGGCGAGGACAGCGGGCGCATCCTGCGCTTCCTCTCCGGCGGGCACGTCGACGGCGCGCTGGTGCTCGCCCCGCACCGGGACGACCCGCTGCCCGCGCAGATCGCGCGGCTGCCGCTGCCGTCGGTCTTCGGCGGCAAGCCGTGGCTGCCGGAGACCGAGGTGCATGCGGTGGACAACGACAACGTCGCGGGCGGCAGGGCCGCGACGGAGCACCTGCTCGGTCTGGGCAGGCGCACCGTGGTCAGCGTGCTCGGCCCGGCCGACGAGCAGTCCGCGCGGGACCGGCTGCAGGGCTGGCAGGAGGCGGTCGGGGCGGACGCGGCGCGCACCGAGGCGTGGACTGCCCAGGGCGACTTCACCCAGGAGGGCGGTGAGCGCGCGATGCGGGAGCTGCTGGAGCGCGTGCCGGACCTGGACGCGGTCTTCGTGGCCAGTGACCTGATGGCGGTGGGCGCGCTGCACGCGCTGCGAACCGCGGGCAAGCGGGTGCCGGAGGACGTCGCGGTGGTCGGCTTCGACGACCAGCCGACGATCGCGCCCTACACCGACCCGCCACTGACCTCCGTCAAGCAGGACTCCGCGGAGCAGATGCGCACGATGGTGCAGCGGCTGTTCCAGCTGCTCGGCGGAGAGGACCTCGCGCCCGGCCGCGAGGTGCTCCCCGTCGAGCTCGTCCACCGCGGTTCCGCATAA
- a CDS encoding class I SAM-dependent methyltransferase translates to MLRLLDDLSAPEADSSWWDRFYEDRSRPVPFFVAKPDENLVSYLDRGLIKPCRVLDLGCGPGRNAVHLAEAGFDVTAVDLSPAAIAWGEERAREAGVEIEFHCGDAFTDTALGQYDLVYDSGCFHHLAPHRRISYLGLLDRVLAPGCLFGLACFAVGGGSEVSDAEFYRRSDPQGGLAYTPESLRWIFAHLTEVELRRMREEPPESPRYGVPFLWTALFRA, encoded by the coding sequence GTGCTGAGGCTGTTGGACGACCTTTCCGCGCCGGAGGCCGACTCCTCTTGGTGGGACCGCTTCTACGAAGACCGCTCCAGACCGGTGCCGTTCTTCGTGGCGAAGCCGGACGAGAACCTGGTTTCCTACCTCGACCGCGGCCTCATCAAGCCGTGCCGCGTGCTCGACCTGGGTTGTGGACCCGGGCGCAACGCCGTTCACCTCGCCGAGGCGGGCTTCGACGTGACCGCCGTGGACCTGTCCCCCGCGGCCATCGCCTGGGGTGAGGAACGGGCGCGGGAGGCGGGTGTCGAGATCGAGTTCCACTGCGGCGACGCCTTCACCGACACCGCGCTCGGCCAGTACGACCTGGTCTACGACTCGGGGTGCTTCCACCACCTGGCACCGCACCGCCGGATCAGCTACCTCGGGCTGCTGGACCGCGTTCTCGCACCCGGTTGCCTGTTCGGCCTCGCGTGCTTCGCGGTCGGCGGCGGCTCCGAGGTCTCCGACGCCGAGTTCTACCGCCGCTCCGATCCCCAGGGCGGCCTCGCCTACACACCGGAGTCCCTGCGCTGGATCTTCGCCCACCTCACCGAGGTGGAGCTGCGGCGCATGCGCGAGGAGCCACCGGAGTCACCGCGCTACGGCGTGCCTTTCCTGTGGACGGCGCTGTTCCGGGCCTAG